In one window of Zhongshania aliphaticivorans DNA:
- the lptA gene encoding lipopolysaccharide transport periplasmic protein LptA — MNPSKAALYAVLILSITPLAHGLPDDRKEAINLSSDRAIYENNQGIYIGNVTMSQGSLKIRADKLTIVESDRKVEKVIAEGKPAYFEQQPRINEGVVVASAQRIEYSLQMEEILLQKDASITHQGSKISGDRVVYSGRKQMVIADGGTGKQENRVKMTLQPQAVPDEPQIAPKDIDSIPDTATREDSDLNAAEEIQ; from the coding sequence ATGAACCCTAGCAAAGCCGCACTTTATGCGGTGCTTATTCTTAGTATTACACCCTTAGCCCACGGTCTACCCGACGACCGCAAAGAAGCCATCAACCTCAGCTCAGACCGCGCTATTTATGAGAATAACCAGGGCATCTATATCGGTAACGTAACCATGAGCCAAGGCTCATTAAAAATTCGCGCTGACAAGCTCACCATCGTCGAATCAGATCGTAAAGTTGAAAAGGTCATAGCCGAAGGCAAGCCAGCCTACTTCGAACAACAACCACGCATTAATGAAGGCGTGGTTGTTGCCAGCGCACAACGCATCGAATACAGCCTACAAATGGAAGAAATTCTGCTGCAGAAAGACGCATCGATCACCCACCAAGGTTCAAAAATTTCTGGTGATCGAGTAGTTTACAGTGGCCGCAAACAGATGGTTATCGCCGACGGCGGCACTGGCAAGCAAGAAAATCGCGTCAAAATGACGCTACAGCCCCAAGCCGTGCCAGACGAACCACAAATTGCGCCAAAAGATATCGACAGCATACCTGACACAGCAACACGGGAAGACAGCGATCTCAACGCCGCAGAGGAAATTCAATAA
- the lptC gene encoding LPS export ABC transporter periplasmic protein LptC: protein MKGFNFFTLLSVLSAIAALAGTVLYLTQYSESGKLSIADQFEAIPDADSHLIKVNGIKYSSGGAVAYQWRASSAERLISDGSVTLKDPFYVGNIAEQRPWTASALSGKLSQDGEQLILENTVIVKDLIRQAEITTEALNINLENSEVNTPLALTLKLRNGKTHSVGMRASLKDERVELLNKVEGNYEP, encoded by the coding sequence ATGAAAGGCTTTAACTTCTTTACCCTTTTGTCTGTACTCTCCGCGATTGCCGCGCTAGCTGGCACGGTGCTGTACCTAACCCAGTACAGCGAAAGCGGTAAACTCAGTATCGCCGATCAGTTTGAAGCTATTCCAGACGCCGACTCGCACCTCATTAAGGTTAACGGCATAAAGTACAGCAGCGGTGGTGCCGTTGCCTATCAATGGCGCGCCAGCAGTGCCGAGCGATTAATCTCCGACGGTTCAGTCACATTAAAAGACCCTTTTTATGTAGGTAACATTGCTGAACAGCGACCATGGACCGCTAGTGCCTTATCAGGCAAGCTCTCTCAGGATGGAGAGCAGCTTATACTTGAAAACACGGTCATCGTAAAAGACCTGATCCGACAGGCGGAAATCACCACGGAAGCCCTAAACATCAATCTCGAAAACAGTGAAGTAAACACGCCACTCGCGCTTACACTTAAATTACGCAATGGTAAAACGCACTCAGTTGGCATGCGAGCGAGCTTGAAAGACGAGCGTGTAGAACTACTAAACAAAGTAGAAGGCAATTATGAACCCTAG
- a CDS encoding KdsC family phosphatase: protein MQSVIEKAKTIKLLAMDVDGVLTDGSLYFGNSGEEIKAFSILDGLGIKLLRDAGIKPAIITGRSSELLKRRAAELKIELIYQGREDKLVALEELRRDLGLSFEEIAYAGDDLPDLSAICRAGLGITVANGHHYVARHADWQTKAAGGQGAIREVCELILKAQGKLNDALEQYL, encoded by the coding sequence ATGCAAAGTGTTATCGAAAAAGCAAAAACCATCAAATTATTGGCCATGGACGTTGATGGCGTATTAACAGATGGCAGCCTCTATTTTGGAAATAGCGGCGAAGAAATCAAAGCATTTAGCATTTTAGACGGCTTAGGCATAAAACTTTTACGCGATGCAGGTATTAAACCTGCAATTATTACGGGACGCAGTTCCGAACTATTAAAACGACGAGCAGCAGAACTGAAAATTGAATTAATTTACCAAGGTCGAGAAGACAAACTAGTCGCCCTTGAGGAATTGCGCCGTGATCTGGGCCTGAGCTTTGAAGAAATCGCCTACGCTGGTGACGACTTACCTGACCTATCGGCGATTTGTCGCGCAGGTTTGGGGATTACTGTCGCCAATGGACATCACTATGTTGCACGGCATGCCGACTGGCAAACCAAGGCCGCTGGAGGCCAAGGAGCGATCAGAGAAGTATGCGAACTTATTCTGAAAGCACAAGGAAAGCTAAATGACGCCCTTGAGCAATACTTATAA
- a CDS encoding KpsF/GutQ family sugar-phosphate isomerase, with protein MTNNPSFINSAQRVITMERDAVSVLADRIDESFSQACHILLSCQGRVIVTGMGKSGHIGNKIAATLASTGTPAFFVHPGEASHGDLGMITAGDCVIALSNSGTTAELLTILPLLKLLAVPVIALTGNPESELATSADVHLNVGVSEEACPLNLAPTSSTTVTLVMGDAIAVALLEAKGFTANDFAMSHPGGALGRRLLLKIDSIMHTNDEIPRVELGCTLSKALLEMSGKGLGMTTVIDTAGALAGIFTDGDLRRALDRGIDIHSSPINDIMTRNCRTISPGTMAAEALRIMEDNKISVLVAVDQDNKPVGVIHTHDLLKAGVA; from the coding sequence GTGACCAACAATCCAAGTTTTATTAACTCTGCTCAGCGCGTGATCACCATGGAGCGCGATGCTGTTAGCGTCTTAGCTGACCGCATTGACGAAAGCTTCTCACAAGCCTGCCATATTCTACTGTCCTGCCAAGGGCGGGTGATCGTAACAGGCATGGGGAAATCAGGCCATATTGGCAACAAAATTGCTGCCACTCTAGCCAGCACCGGCACACCGGCCTTTTTTGTTCACCCCGGTGAGGCCAGCCACGGCGACTTAGGGATGATTACTGCTGGCGACTGTGTCATTGCACTTTCCAACTCCGGCACAACCGCAGAGCTGCTTACTATACTCCCGCTGCTAAAACTCCTTGCCGTACCCGTTATCGCGCTAACAGGAAACCCTGAGTCCGAACTTGCCACCAGTGCAGATGTCCACCTAAACGTGGGTGTCAGCGAAGAAGCTTGCCCGCTTAATCTTGCCCCCACATCAAGTACAACCGTTACCTTAGTAATGGGCGATGCGATTGCCGTTGCCTTATTGGAAGCCAAGGGGTTCACCGCCAATGACTTTGCCATGTCGCACCCTGGCGGAGCGTTAGGGCGACGTTTATTGCTTAAAATTGACAGTATTATGCACACCAATGACGAAATACCCCGTGTCGAACTAGGCTGCACATTAAGCAAAGCATTGCTAGAAATGAGCGGTAAAGGCTTGGGAATGACCACCGTAATAGATACTGCGGGCGCACTCGCCGGCATTTTCACAGACGGCGACTTGCGCCGTGCATTAGACCGCGGCATAGATATACACAGCAGCCCAATTAATGACATTATGACCCGCAATTGCCGAACGATCAGCCCTGGCACAATGGCTGCAGAGGCTTTACGCATTATGGAAGACAACAAAATTTCTGTTTTAGTGGCCGTCGATCAAGACAACAAGCCCGTCGGCGTTATCCACACTCACGACTTGCTAAAAGCAGGCGTCGCATAG
- a CDS encoding MlaC/ttg2D family ABC transporter substrate-binding protein, whose product MIKKIVIATFMVFGLLAQSFAEEKGPYEVVADTTQELVKVIEDARSYVDEDPQRFNEEVRRIMDDVVDFQSFARGIMGKYGSRAYYQSLKTDAERAEFRERVIRFTSSFKDGLINTYAKGLLGFNGNRIEVLPLADDVDLSGSVGVRQDIYGERAKPYQVIYTVRQGSDGAWKLRNVIIEGLNLGRIYQNQFNAAVKQHGGDIDKVIDNWTVAPQEVMEKAAE is encoded by the coding sequence ATGATTAAAAAAATAGTAATTGCGACTTTTATGGTTTTTGGCCTGCTTGCGCAAAGCTTTGCTGAAGAAAAAGGGCCTTATGAGGTCGTTGCTGATACCACTCAAGAGCTAGTGAAAGTTATTGAAGATGCTCGCAGCTATGTTGATGAAGATCCTCAGCGCTTTAATGAAGAAGTTCGGCGCATTATGGATGATGTTGTTGATTTTCAAAGTTTTGCTCGGGGTATTATGGGTAAATACGGTAGCCGAGCTTACTACCAGAGTTTAAAAACAGATGCTGAGCGTGCGGAGTTTAGGGAGCGTGTTATCCGTTTTACCAGTAGCTTTAAAGATGGTTTGATTAATACCTATGCAAAAGGTTTGCTAGGCTTTAACGGTAATCGGATTGAAGTGTTGCCCTTAGCCGATGATGTTGATTTGTCTGGCAGTGTCGGTGTGCGTCAAGATATTTATGGTGAGCGCGCTAAGCCTTATCAAGTTATCTATACTGTTCGTCAGGGGTCGGATGGCGCTTGGAAATTACGTAATGTGATTATCGAAGGTTTGAATTTGGGGCGTATTTACCAAAATCAATTTAATGCAGCCGTTAAACAACACGGCGGGGATATCGATAAGGTCATTGATAATTGGACGGTTGCTCCGCAAGAAGTCATGGAGAAAGCCGCCGAGTAA
- a CDS encoding BolA family protein, translating to MQVELIEQRLLEHFPSSDVKVNGDGSHFDVRVVSAAFLDLRAVKRQQLVYAAVNDWIKDGSLHAINIKALTPDEAQP from the coding sequence ATGCAAGTAGAACTTATAGAACAGCGCCTTTTAGAACATTTTCCAAGCAGTGATGTGAAAGTGAATGGCGATGGCAGCCATTTTGATGTTCGAGTGGTTAGCGCCGCATTTTTAGATTTGCGCGCAGTAAAGCGTCAACAGTTAGTTTATGCAGCCGTAAATGACTGGATCAAAGATGGCTCTTTACATGCCATCAATATTAAAGCGTTGACCCCCGACGAAGCCCAACCTTAA
- the murA gene encoding UDP-N-acetylglucosamine 1-carboxyvinyltransferase — translation MDKLLISGGGPLAGEIRVSGSKNAALPILAATLLSSEPVMIRNLPHLHDITTMIALLRSMGTELIVDENLGVEINGATTTKTTAPYELVKTMRASILVLGPLLAHFGHARVSFPGGCAIGSRPVDQHLRGLEAMGAIIDVDAGYITARAPEGGLRGARVLFDMVTVGGTENVLMAAALAKGRTVLENAAREPEIVDLANCLIAMGAKISGHGSATITVDGVERLNGCTYSVMADRIEAGTYLVAAAATRGSIHLRDIGPDTLEAVLVKLEEAGAKITSGENWITLDMEGRRPKAVNLKTMPYPGFPTDMQAQFTAMNAVAEGVSRVTETIFENRLIQTHEMNRMGAKISIEGNTALITGTERLKAAPVMASDLRASASLVIAGLVADGDTLVDRIYHIDRGYECIEEKFHALGATIRRVAN, via the coding sequence ATGGATAAGTTACTTATATCCGGCGGTGGCCCGTTGGCTGGAGAAATTCGTGTTTCTGGCTCTAAAAATGCGGCGTTACCGATATTGGCGGCAACCTTGCTGTCAAGTGAGCCGGTAATGATTCGGAACTTGCCACATTTGCATGACATTACAACGATGATTGCTCTGCTGCGTAGTATGGGCACGGAATTGATTGTTGATGAGAATCTCGGTGTCGAGATTAACGGTGCAACAACCACGAAAACAACTGCGCCGTACGAGCTAGTTAAAACCATGCGGGCATCTATCTTAGTGTTGGGCCCGTTATTGGCGCATTTTGGTCATGCGCGGGTGTCTTTCCCTGGTGGTTGTGCTATCGGTAGCCGGCCTGTGGACCAGCATTTACGTGGTTTAGAGGCAATGGGCGCCATAATTGATGTCGATGCTGGTTATATCACCGCTCGGGCTCCTGAGGGTGGCTTAAGAGGGGCTCGGGTATTATTTGATATGGTAACCGTAGGTGGCACTGAAAATGTGTTGATGGCAGCCGCCTTGGCCAAAGGGCGGACTGTGCTTGAAAATGCGGCCAGAGAACCCGAAATAGTCGATTTGGCCAACTGTTTGATTGCGATGGGCGCTAAAATTAGTGGTCATGGTAGTGCAACGATTACGGTTGATGGTGTTGAGCGGTTAAATGGCTGCACTTATTCCGTTATGGCGGATCGTATTGAGGCCGGTACGTATTTAGTTGCTGCGGCAGCCACTCGTGGATCAATTCATTTACGCGATATTGGTCCCGACACCCTTGAGGCGGTATTGGTCAAGCTTGAGGAGGCTGGAGCTAAAATAACGTCTGGTGAAAACTGGATTACCTTGGATATGGAAGGTCGACGACCTAAAGCGGTAAATCTGAAAACAATGCCTTACCCTGGTTTCCCAACAGATATGCAAGCCCAGTTTACGGCGATGAACGCAGTTGCAGAGGGTGTTTCCCGTGTTACTGAAACCATTTTTGAGAATCGCTTGATTCAAACTCATGAGATGAATCGTATGGGTGCCAAAATTAGTATCGAAGGGAATACCGCCCTGATTACCGGTACTGAGCGTTTGAAAGCCGCTCCTGTAATGGCAAGTGACTTGCGCGCATCTGCGAGTTTAGTGATTGCCGGCCTCGTTGCAGACGGAGATACTTTGGTGGACCGTATCTATCATATTGATCGTGGTTATGAATGTATCGAAGAAAAATTTCACGCACTTGGTGCAACCATTCGTCGTGTGGCTAATTAA
- the hisG gene encoding ATP phosphoribosyltransferase: MDQPVTIALTKGRILKETLPLLAEAGIVPAEDISRSRKLIFETNHPHINLIVIRGTDVPTYVKLGSADIGVAGKDMLLELGAGDMYEPLDLNIARCKLMTAGRVDEPLPQGRVRVATKFVNVARRHFAERGIQVELIKLYGAMELAPLMNLADLIVDIVDTGNTLRANGMEPRDMISDVSSRLVVNKAAMKRKYKSIQDIIAKLTVAVEARRDAEEVAGNG; encoded by the coding sequence GTGGATCAGCCGGTTACTATTGCGCTCACCAAGGGGCGTATTTTAAAAGAAACTCTGCCGTTGCTAGCTGAGGCAGGGATTGTACCCGCTGAAGACATTAGTCGCAGCCGCAAGCTGATTTTTGAGACCAACCATCCGCATATCAATTTAATTGTCATTCGTGGTACAGATGTTCCAACTTACGTAAAGTTGGGGTCGGCAGATATTGGCGTGGCCGGTAAAGATATGTTGCTGGAGCTGGGTGCGGGTGATATGTATGAGCCTTTGGATCTGAATATTGCGCGTTGCAAATTGATGACAGCGGGTCGAGTAGACGAGCCGCTTCCACAAGGCCGAGTTCGTGTAGCGACTAAGTTTGTGAATGTAGCGCGTCGTCACTTTGCTGAGCGTGGTATTCAAGTAGAGCTTATTAAATTATATGGGGCGATGGAGTTGGCTCCGCTAATGAATTTGGCAGATTTAATTGTCGATATTGTGGATACCGGTAATACCTTGCGTGCTAATGGTATGGAGCCAAGAGATATGATTTCTGATGTTAGCTCCCGCTTAGTTGTTAATAAAGCGGCAATGAAACGCAAATATAAAAGCATCCAAGACATTATCGCTAAATTAACGGTAGCAGTGGAAGCTCGTCGGGATGCGGAAGAGGTGGCCGGCAATGGCTGA
- the hisD gene encoding histidinol dehydrogenase, whose translation MADSLIKRMSTSDADFDASLTSLLDWESVSNPAVVETVATVLAKVRADGDAALLDFTRKFDAWEPDAASSLEISSSRMQAALERIDVSVRAALETAADRIRTYHQHQSQDSWSYREADGTLLGQQITALDRVGLYVPGGKATYPSSVLMNAIPAKVAGVDELIMVSPTPKGYVNDMVLAAAAIAGVDRVFTVGGAQAIAALAYGTESIPKVDKIVGPGNIYVATAKRQVFGSVGLDMIAGPSEILVICDGKTDPDWIAMDLFSQAEHDEDAQSILLSPDVEFLNKVEASIARLLPTAERADIIRQSLSRRGALVCVKDIDEAIAVSNRIAPEHLELSVDNAEELLPKIRHAGAIFMGRYTPEALGDYCAGPNHVLPTSGTARFSSPLGVYDFQKRSSLIACSAAGASELAKVASILARGESLTAHAQSAEYRILDDGNE comes from the coding sequence ATGGCTGATTCACTGATTAAGCGTATGAGTACAAGTGATGCCGATTTTGATGCGTCACTGACTTCGCTGCTCGACTGGGAATCGGTGTCAAACCCTGCGGTGGTGGAAACTGTTGCGACGGTACTTGCTAAAGTGCGCGCAGACGGTGACGCTGCCTTACTGGATTTCACCCGCAAATTTGATGCGTGGGAGCCGGACGCCGCGTCGTCTTTGGAAATTTCATCTAGCCGCATGCAGGCGGCGTTAGAGCGTATAGATGTCAGTGTGCGGGCTGCACTTGAAACGGCGGCTGATCGTATACGCACCTATCATCAACATCAGTCTCAGGATTCCTGGTCGTATCGCGAAGCAGATGGAACGCTCCTTGGTCAGCAAATTACGGCTTTAGATCGAGTGGGTTTGTATGTGCCCGGTGGCAAAGCGACATACCCTTCATCAGTGCTGATGAACGCGATACCTGCGAAGGTTGCAGGTGTCGATGAGCTTATTATGGTGTCGCCAACCCCAAAAGGCTATGTGAACGATATGGTCTTGGCGGCAGCGGCAATCGCCGGTGTGGATCGTGTGTTTACAGTGGGTGGTGCGCAGGCTATTGCTGCACTGGCATATGGTACAGAGTCGATACCCAAGGTCGATAAAATAGTCGGCCCTGGCAATATTTATGTGGCCACAGCCAAGCGCCAAGTGTTTGGTAGTGTCGGGCTAGATATGATTGCCGGCCCATCTGAAATTCTTGTGATCTGCGATGGTAAAACCGACCCCGATTGGATTGCGATGGATCTGTTTTCTCAAGCAGAGCATGATGAAGATGCGCAGTCGATATTGCTCAGTCCAGATGTGGAATTTTTAAATAAGGTTGAAGCTAGTATTGCTCGCCTACTCCCTACGGCAGAGCGGGCGGATATTATTCGTCAGTCTTTGAGTCGTCGTGGGGCTTTGGTTTGTGTTAAAGATATTGATGAGGCGATTGCGGTTAGTAATCGAATTGCTCCTGAGCACTTAGAATTGTCAGTTGATAATGCCGAAGAGCTGTTGCCAAAGATACGGCATGCCGGGGCTATATTTATGGGGCGATATACTCCAGAAGCATTAGGTGATTATTGTGCGGGTCCTAATCATGTACTGCCAACGTCGGGTACGGCGCGCTTTTCATCGCCGCTGGGCGTGTATGATTTTCAAAAGCGTTCTTCCTTAATTGCTTGTTCCGCTGCGGGTGCATCTGAGTTGGCCAAAGTCGCGTCGATATTGGCGCGGGGCGAGTCGTTGACCGCTCACGCCCAAAGTGCCGAATACAGAATATTGGATGATGGAAATGAGTAG
- the hisC gene encoding histidinol-phosphate transaminase translates to MSRFWSPIVKDLVPYVPGEQPKLSKLTKLNTNENPYGPSPKVLEAIKSESNDALRLYPDPNSDVLKNTIANYHNVNVEQVFVGNGSDEVLAHIFHGLFQHGKPLLFPDITYSFYPVYCSLYQIPFEAIPLDESFQVRIEEYRGINGGIIFPNPNAPTGSFLALAEIERLLAVNNETVVVIDEAYVDFGGETAISLVDRYPNLLVTQTLSKSRSLAGLRVGYAVGHPDLIEALERIKNSFNSYPLDRLAQAGAVASFEDQEYFEQTCHSVIAEREEMVQRLGAMDFQVLPSKANFVFCRHRSREALALAEGLREDGVIVRHFDKPRINQYLRITVGRPEDNEVLFASLQRLLAVD, encoded by the coding sequence ATGAGTAGATTCTGGAGCCCCATTGTTAAAGACTTGGTGCCCTATGTGCCGGGTGAACAGCCCAAGTTAAGTAAATTAACTAAGCTGAATACCAATGAAAACCCTTACGGGCCTTCACCAAAAGTGCTGGAAGCTATTAAATCTGAGTCAAATGATGCTTTGCGTCTTTATCCAGACCCGAATAGCGATGTGCTCAAAAATACGATTGCCAATTATCACAATGTTAATGTTGAGCAAGTGTTTGTTGGCAATGGCTCTGACGAAGTGCTGGCGCATATATTTCACGGTCTGTTTCAGCACGGCAAGCCTCTGCTTTTTCCTGATATCACATACAGCTTTTATCCCGTTTATTGCAGTCTGTATCAGATTCCTTTCGAAGCAATCCCACTGGATGAGTCCTTTCAGGTTCGGATTGAGGAATACCGTGGCATAAATGGTGGAATTATATTCCCTAACCCCAATGCGCCAACGGGTTCGTTTTTAGCGCTGGCCGAGATCGAGCGTTTATTAGCGGTAAATAATGAAACTGTGGTGGTTATCGATGAGGCCTATGTGGATTTTGGTGGTGAGACTGCGATTTCACTCGTCGACCGATATCCCAATTTATTGGTAACTCAAACCTTGTCAAAATCGAGATCTTTAGCGGGGTTGAGAGTGGGTTATGCGGTTGGTCATCCAGACTTGATCGAAGCCTTGGAGCGAATTAAAAATAGTTTTAACTCCTACCCATTGGATCGTTTAGCGCAAGCTGGTGCTGTTGCCTCATTTGAAGATCAGGAATATTTTGAGCAGACCTGTCATTCGGTAATTGCTGAGCGTGAAGAGATGGTGCAGCGACTGGGTGCAATGGATTTTCAAGTTCTACCATCAAAAGCTAATTTTGTTTTTTGTCGGCACCGTAGTAGAGAAGCCCTAGCGTTGGCTGAAGGGTTGCGTGAGGACGGTGTTATTGTGCGGCATTTTGATAAGCCTAGAATTAATCAATACTTGCGAATTACTGTTGGGCGCCCAGAGGATAATGAGGTGTTGTTTGCCTCACTTCAGCGATTGCTTGCTGTAGATTGA
- a CDS encoding trypsin-like peptidase domain-containing protein, which yields MTRHSLKTFIWPTVCGILLGICILAYLPGQRDNDYTYAVEHAAPAVANIYTTKVVEQRHPLADDPLFKHFFSRNGRVKQQLERSLGSGVIVSDAGYLLTNYHVIKGADEILVLLHDGRQALASVIGSDADTDLAVLKIDLDNLTSISIGDPGKIHVGNIVLAIGNPYGFGQTVTQGIVSAIGRYGLGLSQFENFIQTDAAINPGNSGGALIDTKGRLLGINTAIYTQSGGSTGIGLAIPTDLALRTMSDLISYGRPLRGWLGIEVQPVGVGTNGVVITALATSGPAEKAGLKIGDVLININGEQVGDGHAGMKLITYTRPGERVKIALLRGEEQLTIETEVSMRPSS from the coding sequence TTGACACGGCATAGCCTGAAAACCTTCATCTGGCCCACTGTATGCGGTATTTTACTCGGCATTTGCATCCTCGCCTACCTACCAGGGCAACGCGACAACGATTACACTTATGCTGTAGAACATGCAGCACCAGCTGTTGCCAATATTTACACCACTAAAGTAGTGGAACAGCGTCATCCACTGGCCGACGACCCCCTCTTTAAGCATTTTTTCAGCCGTAATGGCCGGGTTAAACAACAACTTGAGCGCAGCCTAGGATCGGGGGTGATTGTCAGTGACGCTGGATATCTGCTCACTAACTACCACGTTATAAAAGGTGCCGATGAAATATTGGTACTCCTCCATGATGGCCGCCAAGCACTAGCCAGCGTTATCGGTAGCGATGCAGATACCGACCTTGCCGTTCTAAAAATAGATCTAGATAACCTTACCAGTATCTCCATTGGCGACCCTGGTAAAATCCATGTCGGCAATATCGTTTTAGCCATCGGCAATCCCTATGGATTCGGACAAACAGTTACCCAAGGAATTGTGAGCGCCATCGGTAGGTACGGGCTTGGCCTCAGTCAATTTGAAAATTTCATACAAACAGATGCCGCCATTAACCCAGGCAACTCTGGTGGCGCACTCATCGACACCAAAGGCCGCCTACTCGGGATCAACACGGCCATATACACCCAAAGTGGCGGATCAACCGGCATAGGTTTAGCGATACCCACAGATTTAGCTCTGCGAACAATGAGTGACTTAATTAGCTACGGTCGCCCATTACGTGGCTGGCTTGGAATTGAGGTGCAACCGGTTGGCGTGGGTACCAATGGCGTGGTAATCACAGCTCTAGCCACGAGTGGCCCGGCAGAAAAAGCGGGACTGAAAATTGGGGACGTTCTCATAAATATAAACGGAGAGCAGGTGGGCGACGGTCACGCCGGCATGAAACTTATCACCTACACCAGACCTGGTGAGCGCGTCAAAATTGCCTTACTGCGCGGCGAAGAACAACTAACAATAGAAACTGAAGTCTCTATGCGCCCTAGCAGCTAA
- a CDS encoding Nif3-like dinuclear metal center hexameric protein: protein MAVSLKALVAAADEILEPSYFSDYCPNGLQVEGRDEVSRIVSGVTASQALIEAAIEMRADAIMVHHGYFWRGEDSCVVGMKRNRLARLLENDISLIAYHLPLDAHPVVGNNVQLAKRLDITVEDGLEADNPRSVGNVGSLSQPLSAEEFAAKVERALGRKPLLELGHGRPVRRIAWCTGGAQSYIHKAAEAGVDLYLSGEVSEPTIIAARELGINFIAAGHHATERYGVQALAEALARQFDVFHRFIDIDNPA, encoded by the coding sequence ATGGCGGTTTCTCTTAAAGCTCTAGTGGCGGCAGCTGATGAAATATTGGAGCCATCCTATTTTAGCGATTATTGCCCGAATGGCTTGCAAGTCGAAGGTCGGGATGAGGTTTCACGTATTGTTTCTGGGGTTACCGCTTCACAAGCTTTAATTGAGGCGGCGATCGAAATGAGAGCAGATGCGATCATGGTTCATCATGGCTACTTCTGGCGGGGAGAGGATTCCTGTGTGGTGGGTATGAAACGAAACAGGCTTGCGCGGTTGTTAGAGAATGATATCAGCTTGATTGCTTACCACTTGCCTTTGGATGCTCATCCGGTGGTGGGGAATAACGTACAGTTAGCGAAGCGGCTAGATATTACGGTAGAAGATGGGCTTGAGGCTGATAACCCTCGCTCAGTAGGTAATGTTGGCAGTTTGTCGCAACCACTGAGTGCTGAGGAGTTTGCTGCGAAAGTTGAGCGAGCGCTTGGGCGCAAGCCGTTACTTGAGTTGGGTCATGGGCGTCCTGTTCGTCGAATTGCCTGGTGTACCGGTGGTGCGCAGTCCTATATTCATAAAGCGGCGGAAGCGGGGGTGGATCTATACTTAAGTGGCGAGGTGTCTGAACCCACTATTATTGCTGCGCGGGAGTTGGGCATTAATTTTATTGCTGCCGGTCATCATGCCACTGAGCGCTATGGGGTGCAGGCATTGGCAGAAGCTTTAGCGCGTCAGTTTGATGTGTTTCATCGTTTTATTGATATAGATAACCCAGCCTGA
- a CDS encoding YhcB family protein translates to MQDISSLIVVAITCLLLGAAIGYFILGRTKPGQQNRAALEKQFNDMQQQQQDYQQQVSSHFDRTGELLNELAESYRSVHNHIVDGAQNLHSSGISPLQAIPEGRPVLDSKPVEAAPVAPPLDYAPKQPGKKGALHEEFGMDSEKKPSDNPEPTPPLV, encoded by the coding sequence GTGCAAGACATCAGCTCATTAATCGTCGTCGCTATTACCTGCCTACTTCTTGGCGCAGCGATTGGTTATTTCATACTAGGCCGCACAAAGCCGGGACAGCAAAATCGCGCTGCACTAGAAAAGCAGTTCAACGATATGCAGCAACAACAGCAAGATTACCAACAACAGGTTAGCAGCCATTTTGACCGCACCGGCGAACTGCTCAACGAACTAGCCGAAAGCTACCGTAGCGTTCACAACCACATTGTCGATGGCGCTCAAAACCTTCACAGTTCTGGCATCAGCCCCTTACAAGCTATACCAGAGGGTCGCCCAGTACTCGACAGCAAACCCGTCGAGGCCGCACCAGTTGCCCCGCCTCTTGATTACGCCCCCAAACAACCGGGCAAAAAAGGTGCCCTGCACGAAGAGTTTGGCATGGATTCAGAAAAGAAACCTAGCGACAACCCAGAACCCACTCCGCCCCTCGTATAA